A window of the Pontibacillus yanchengensis genome harbors these coding sequences:
- the lon gene encoding endopeptidase La — MTDTNIKQIPLLPLRGLLVYPSMVMHLDVGRDKSVNAIENAMVEDNIIFLTAQKEVSVDEPTTDDIYSIGTVAKIKQMLKLPNGTIRILVEGLYRGKIDEHMEDEEYFKVTFKELEEEHGDQNEEEALMRNLLEQFEQYIKVSKKISDETLASVKDIDVPGRLADIVTSHLSLKIKDKQEVLEIANVPDRLKHIIELINNEKEVVHLEKKIGQQVKKSMERTQKEYYLREQMKAIQKELGEKDGKSGEIAELKEKIENANMPERIEAVAYKELDRYEKIPSSSAESSVIRNYIEWLVALPWTEETVDNLDIPHAEQILNEDHYGLDKVKERILEYLAVQKLTESIKGPILCLVGPPGVGKTSLARSIARSMDRNFVRSSLGGVRDEAEIRGHRRTYVGAMPGRIIQGMKKAETVNPVFLLDEIDKMASDFRGDPSSAMLEVLDPEQNSNFSDHFIEETYDLSNVMFVATANNMATIPGPLLDRMEVITIAGYTEVEKLHIAKEHLLPKQIKENGLKKSQIQVREEALLKLVRQYTREAGVRGLERELAAVCRKAAKILVSEDKKRVVVTEKKLEALLGRPKYRYGQAEKENQIGTATGLAYTSAGGDTLSIEVSLYPGKGKLTLTGKLGDVMKESAQAAFSYIRSRAEELQIDPEFPDKNDIHIHVPEGATPKDGPSAGITMATALVSALTGRPVRKEVGMTGEITLRGRVLPIGGLKEKSLSAHRAGLTTVIMPADNEKDLEDIPESVRDSLTYIPVHHLDEVLDKALVEEK; from the coding sequence ACGTGGGTTATTAGTCTATCCTTCAATGGTCATGCATTTAGATGTAGGCCGGGATAAATCAGTAAATGCAATTGAAAATGCAATGGTAGAGGACAACATCATCTTTCTCACAGCTCAAAAAGAAGTGAGTGTAGATGAACCGACAACCGATGACATTTATTCGATAGGTACGGTAGCCAAAATTAAACAAATGCTGAAACTGCCTAACGGTACTATTCGCATCTTAGTTGAAGGCTTATACCGTGGTAAAATTGATGAGCATATGGAAGATGAAGAATATTTTAAAGTAACGTTTAAAGAACTAGAAGAAGAACATGGCGATCAAAATGAAGAAGAAGCACTTATGCGTAATTTGCTGGAACAATTTGAGCAATACATAAAGGTGTCTAAGAAGATAAGTGATGAAACATTAGCATCTGTGAAAGATATTGATGTTCCAGGTCGTCTAGCGGATATTGTTACTTCTCATTTATCTTTAAAAATCAAGGATAAACAAGAGGTATTAGAAATAGCCAATGTGCCTGATCGTTTAAAACACATTATCGAACTAATTAATAATGAAAAAGAGGTTGTTCACTTAGAGAAGAAAATTGGACAACAAGTGAAGAAGTCGATGGAGCGAACGCAAAAAGAATATTATCTTCGTGAACAAATGAAGGCTATTCAAAAAGAACTTGGAGAAAAAGATGGTAAGTCAGGTGAGATTGCAGAGTTAAAAGAAAAAATCGAAAATGCCAATATGCCTGAGCGTATCGAAGCAGTAGCGTATAAGGAACTTGATCGCTATGAAAAGATTCCAAGTAGTTCAGCCGAAAGCTCAGTGATTCGTAATTATATCGAATGGCTTGTTGCCCTTCCTTGGACAGAAGAAACAGTAGATAATTTAGATATACCTCATGCTGAACAAATTCTAAACGAAGACCATTATGGGTTGGATAAAGTAAAAGAACGTATTCTAGAATATCTTGCAGTCCAAAAGCTAACCGAGTCCATAAAGGGACCAATTTTATGTTTAGTAGGGCCACCAGGAGTAGGGAAAACGTCACTTGCTCGTTCCATTGCACGATCGATGGATCGTAATTTTGTACGTTCATCATTAGGTGGTGTTCGCGATGAAGCTGAAATCAGAGGTCACCGTCGTACGTATGTAGGTGCGATGCCAGGACGTATTATTCAGGGAATGAAAAAGGCTGAAACAGTGAATCCTGTCTTTTTATTAGATGAAATTGATAAAATGGCAAGTGACTTTAGAGGCGATCCTTCCTCAGCAATGCTAGAGGTACTGGATCCAGAGCAAAACAGCAACTTTAGTGACCATTTTATTGAGGAGACTTACGATCTTTCCAATGTAATGTTTGTTGCAACAGCTAATAATATGGCTACTATTCCGGGACCATTATTAGACCGTATGGAAGTTATTACAATAGCTGGTTACACAGAAGTCGAAAAGCTTCATATTGCGAAAGAGCATCTACTTCCGAAGCAAATCAAAGAAAACGGCTTAAAGAAAAGTCAAATTCAAGTACGCGAGGAAGCGTTATTAAAACTAGTTCGACAGTACACAAGAGAAGCTGGTGTCCGTGGGTTAGAACGTGAACTTGCAGCTGTATGCCGTAAAGCAGCAAAAATATTAGTATCAGAGGATAAAAAACGAGTTGTCGTTACCGAGAAAAAATTAGAAGCGTTATTGGGCAGGCCAAAATACCGTTACGGACAAGCAGAAAAAGAAAACCAAATTGGTACTGCAACAGGATTAGCTTATACATCAGCTGGTGGAGATACTCTGTCCATTGAAGTTTCATTATATCCTGGTAAAGGCAAGCTTACGTTAACGGGTAAGCTAGGCGATGTGATGAAGGAATCAGCTCAAGCAGCATTCAGTTATATCCGTTCTCGAGCTGAAGAATTGCAAATTGATCCGGAATTTCCTGATAAAAATGATATTCACATTCACGTACCTGAAGGAGCTACTCCTAAGGATGGACCATCAGCAGGTATTACGATGGCTACAGCCCTTGTCTCTGCGCTTACAGGGCGTCCAGTTCGTAAAGAAGTAGGAATGACTGGGGAAATCACATTACGTGGTAGAGTTCTCCCTATTGGTGGGTTGAAAGAGAAATCACTAAGTGCACATCGAGCAGGATTAACAACAGTTATTATGCCTGCGGATAATGAAAAGGACCTAGAGGATATACCAGAGAGTGTACGAG